In Nitrospira sp., one DNA window encodes the following:
- a CDS encoding DUF3365 domain-containing protein: MKTHRFRLLVAMALFTLAVLSSRLFGGQQEDALETARLLAILLDSGRVTIAKHQDLINTPNQTDKKFTPELFEQEVQAEFQRQTGIALNTLEGATVPPMAKPLLAQLLRDSIGTIQSYQPVLSLPAMRYKGLIPATFGTETAARFQKFSPIYMKQTAPDHLVRNLNNKPDDYETAAFERFGGSSSGSSKHQIISELVDGGRSARLMLPLYYEKSCLVCHGEPKGERDISGYAREGGKEGDLGGAISVMIPLQ; encoded by the coding sequence ATGAAGACGCATCGATTCCGGCTTCTCGTGGCAATGGCGCTGTTCACCCTTGCCGTCCTATCATCCCGCCTGTTCGGAGGCCAACAAGAAGACGCGCTGGAAACGGCACGATTGTTGGCGATCCTACTGGATTCCGGGCGGGTCACGATCGCCAAGCACCAGGACCTCATCAATACTCCGAATCAGACAGACAAGAAATTCACGCCGGAATTATTTGAACAAGAAGTGCAAGCTGAGTTCCAGCGGCAGACCGGAATCGCACTGAATACCCTGGAAGGTGCGACTGTCCCGCCAATGGCTAAGCCGCTTCTTGCCCAACTCCTCAGAGACAGCATTGGAACCATCCAAAGTTACCAACCCGTACTCAGCCTTCCAGCGATGCGATACAAAGGCCTCATCCCGGCGACTTTCGGCACCGAGACCGCCGCCCGGTTTCAAAAGTTTTCACCGATCTATATGAAGCAGACTGCACCCGACCATTTGGTGCGGAATCTAAACAACAAGCCCGACGACTATGAGACGGCTGCCTTCGAACGGTTCGGCGGTTCCTCTTCCGGATCCAGCAAGCACCAAATCATCAGCGAGCTGGTGGACGGAGGACGCAGTGCTCGCTTGATGCTCCCGCTCTACTATGAGAAATCCTGCCTGGTCTGCCACGGGGAACCGAAAGGCGAACGGGACATCTCCGGGTATGCGCGAGAAGGCGGCAAAGAAGGCGACCTCGGCGGCGCCATCAGCGTCATGATCCCCCTCCAGTAA
- a CDS encoding TolC family protein: MMRLGVLTVAAGLVALVLHHGVWAAETTGAVAPLPPAVLTLTLREALTAAVDNNPDVQLYKERIAAAQGQVQTQLGSLLPNLAGTVRQTRQTQFLGTFGLAPQRTDPFSIFDGRVNASQNLFSVSLIQRWRASRESLHVTEFESDSRKYDVMASAALAYMEGLKAMAMVKMHEANQRVMEELLVLVKQRQRGGVATGLDIARLDAQIATERQLASTSRYEVEHSKLTLLNLLAIPYDVKLALTDDLKREIGEVLDTQDAVESALSARPEVQAQFTRVKASELTYSSITGERLPSLVAQGDYGLIGNRWNNSLDTYNMALLLQIPIFDGAQREGRIAESRSQLRQEALRMRAVINQVKMEVHDALAAVAAAREQAAIAQAGLQMATKELDLARERYAVITAASYFELTNGLTSVARARENLVNALFQLNAARVNLARSTGSLNTLQ, translated from the coding sequence ATGATGCGACTTGGGGTGCTGACTGTGGCAGCCGGTCTCGTCGCCCTCGTGCTGCACCACGGCGTGTGGGCTGCTGAGACGACCGGGGCTGTTGCTCCCCTTCCGCCGGCTGTGCTTACTCTGACGCTGCGTGAGGCGCTCACTGCGGCGGTCGATAATAATCCCGACGTGCAGCTCTATAAGGAACGGATTGCAGCCGCGCAGGGACAGGTGCAGACGCAATTGGGCAGCCTCCTGCCCAATTTGGCAGGCACGGTTCGGCAGACGCGGCAAACGCAGTTTCTCGGAACCTTCGGGCTTGCTCCTCAGCGGACCGATCCGTTCAGTATCTTCGATGGGCGGGTGAATGCGTCGCAAAATCTCTTCAGCGTCAGTCTTATCCAGCGGTGGCGCGCGTCGCGCGAATCACTGCATGTGACCGAGTTTGAGTCAGACAGCCGGAAGTACGATGTCATGGCCAGTGCCGCGTTAGCCTACATGGAAGGGCTGAAGGCCATGGCGATGGTGAAGATGCATGAGGCCAATCAGCGGGTGATGGAAGAATTGCTTGTGTTGGTGAAGCAACGGCAGCGCGGCGGGGTGGCGACGGGATTGGACATCGCCCGGCTCGATGCTCAGATTGCGACCGAGCGGCAGTTGGCATCTACCTCCCGTTATGAGGTCGAGCACAGCAAGCTCACGTTGCTCAACCTGTTGGCGATTCCCTACGACGTCAAGCTGGCACTGACGGATGACCTCAAGAGAGAGATCGGGGAGGTTCTTGATACGCAGGATGCTGTGGAGAGTGCTTTGAGTGCTCGACCGGAAGTGCAGGCGCAGTTCACCCGGGTGAAGGCGTCGGAGCTGACCTACTCATCCATAACCGGCGAGCGTCTCCCTTCGCTGGTCGCGCAGGGAGACTACGGGCTGATCGGAAACCGTTGGAACAATTCGCTCGACACCTACAATATGGCGCTCTTACTTCAGATTCCCATTTTCGACGGCGCGCAGCGGGAAGGGCGTATTGCCGAATCTAGAAGCCAGTTGAGGCAGGAAGCCCTCCGCATGCGGGCGGTAATTAACCAGGTAAAGATGGAAGTGCACGATGCTTTGGCCGCCGTCGCCGCGGCCAGAGAGCAGGCGGCGATTGCGCAGGCGGGGTTGCAGATGGCGACGAAGGAACTCGACCTTGCACGGGAACGTTACGCGGTGATCACCGCTGCCAGCTACTTCGAACTGACGAATGGACTGACCAGTGTGGCTAGAGCCAGAGAGAATCTGGTCAACGCGCTGTTCCAACTCAACGCTGCCCGCGTGAATCTCGCTCGCTCGACCGGCTCGCTGAATACGCTCCAGTAA